In Silene latifolia isolate original U9 population chromosome 3, ASM4854445v1, whole genome shotgun sequence, a single window of DNA contains:
- the LOC141648010 gene encoding protein THYLAKOID ASSEMBLY 8, chloroplastic, which yields MASTLRPPPLTHISLTRPASRPTAPTPLTRTQIRCGAGPRSNRGPLLKGRILSTEAILTIQSLKRSRLTDKPHVSPLSRLLKADLIAVLRELLRQDQCALALEAFAAVRSEPWYNTDFALYADLVLGLSRSAMWQEIDCLIEGLEMEGEGVKLDDKKGLGRLIRGLVASERRESLVRVYRVMKRAGWGVLGSGVEVDEYLGKVLSKGFKRFGEVDLAKEVDLAVETYLNACLGR from the coding sequence ACCCGCCTCACGCCCCACCGCACCAACACCCTTAACCCGAACCCAGATCCGTTGCGGAGCCGGGCCAAGATCCAACAGAGGCCCATTACTAAAAGGCAGAATCCTCTCAACCGAAGCAATCCTTACCATCCAATCCCTCAAACGCTCCCGCCTAACCGACAAACCCCACGTGTCCCCTCTCTCACGCCTCCTTAAAGCCGACCTCATCGCCGTCCTACGCGAACTCCTACGACAAGATCAATGCGCCCTCGCCCTGGAAGCATTCGCCGCCGTGCGATCTGAGCCCTGGTATAATACCGATTTTGCCCTTTATGCTGACCTGGTACTCGGCCTATCACGGAGCGCCATGTGGCaggagattgattgtttgattgagGGGCTTGAAATGGAGGGTGAGGGGGTTAAGTTGGATGATAAGAAGGGGTTGGGGAGGTTGATACGTGGGTTGGTTGCTTCGGAGAGGAGGGAGTCTTTGGTTCGGGTTTATCGGGTTATGAAGCGGGCCGGGTGGGGTGTTTTAGGTTCGGGTGTTGAGGTGGATGAGTATTTGGGTAAGGTTTTGAGTAAAGGGTTTAAGAGGTTTGGAGAAGTGGACTTGGCTAAGGAGGTTGATTTAGCTGTGGAGACTTATTTGAATGCTTGCTTAGGTAGATAG